From Eptesicus fuscus isolate TK198812 chromosome 22, DD_ASM_mEF_20220401, whole genome shotgun sequence, a single genomic window includes:
- the MTMR11 gene encoding LOW QUALITY PROTEIN: myotubularin-related protein 11 (The sequence of the model RefSeq protein was modified relative to this genomic sequence to represent the inferred CDS: deleted 1 base in 1 codon), whose protein sequence is MWWGGRGQSFNIAPQKEEPEMGLSGPQSVQGSGMPEPRSPQLGSCLASGCLPGEQILAWAPGVRKGLEPELPGTLICTNLRVTFQPCGWQRRQETPLSSDYDFALVNIGQLEAVSSLSRVQLHRPGSLLKFIPEEILIHGRDFRLLRVGFEAGGLEPQAFQVTMAIVQARAQSSQTQQYSGITLSKAGQSSGSRKSPIPLLETSEDWETERKKQGAKGWRVSLVNERFDVATSLPRYFWVPNRTLDSEVRRAFGHFHQGRGPRLSWHHPGGSDLLRCGGFYTASDPNKEDIRAVESMLQAGHSDVVLVDTMDELPSLADVQLAHLRLRALCLPDSSVAEDKWLSALEGTRWLDYVRSCLRKASDISVLVTSRVRSVVLQERGDRDFNGLLSSLVQLLSAPEARTLLGFQSLVQREWVAAGHPFLTRLGVTGVSEKAPVFLLFLDCVWQLLQQFPAEFEFSEFFLLALHDSVRVPDTLTFLRDNPWERGKQSRQFNSYTQVYTPGYSHPPDGNSINSQLSVWDWDLRYSNEQILQFHNPGYDPEHCQDSWLPRQQPSFMAPGPPSSVWLFSRGALTALNQLCPWRDSPSLLTVSSRWLPRPAISSESLADQEWGLPSHWGACPLPAGLLLPGYLGPQIRLWRRCYLRGRPEVQVGLSAPTITGLQDELSRLQELLKKWTPRISPEDHSKKRDPNPILPNPVEIAGFLMGRAKGGLG, encoded by the exons ATGTGGTGGGGGGGCCGGGGCCAGAGTTTCAACATCGCCCCCCAGAAGGAAGAGCCAGAGATGGGG CTCTCTGGACCACAGTCTGTCCAGGGGAGTGGGATGCCAGAGCCCAGGAGTCCTCAACTTGGCAGTTGCCTGGCCTCTGGATGCCTCCCAG GGGAGCAGATCCTAGCATGGGCCCCAGGGGTGCGGAAGGGGCTGGAACCTGAATTGCCTGGAACCCTGATCTGCACCAACTTGAGGGTCACCTTCCAGCCCTGTGGATGGCAGCGGCGTCAG GAGACTCCCCTAAGCAGTGATTATGATTTTGCCCTGGTCAACATTGGGCAATTAGAGGCTG TGAGTAGCCTGTCTCGAGTCCAACTCCACCGTCCAGGGTCCCTGCTTAAATTTATCCCTGAGGAGATCCTGATTCACGGCCGAGACTTCCGGCTGCTCAGAGTTGGTTTTGAGGCTGGAGGACTAGAGCCTCAGGCCTTTCAG GTGACCATGGCCATTGTCCAAGCCAGAGCTCAGAGCAGTCAAACCCAACAGTACTCAGGGATAACCCTGAGCAAGGCTG GCCAGAGTTCTGGCTCCAGAAAATCACCTATTCCCCTCTTGGAGACATCAGAAGACTGGGAGACTGAGAGGAAAAAGCAGGGGGCCAAAGGCTGGCGGGTTAGTCTTGTCAATGAGAGATTCGACGTAGCCACCAG CCTCCCCCGTTACTTCTGGGTCCCTAACCGAACTCTGGACAGTGAGGTCAGGAGAGCATTTGGCCACTTTCATCAGGGCCGTGGACCG CGCCTGTCCTGGCATCACCCTGGGGGTAGTGATCTTCTCCGCTGTGGAGGTTTCTACACAGCCAGTGACCCTAACAAGGAGGATATCAG AGCAGTGGAGTCTATGCTCCAGGCTGGGCATTCTGACGTTGTCCTGGTCGACACTATGGATGAGCTGCCTAGTCTTGCAGATGTCCAACTTGCCCATTTGAGGCTGAGGGCCCTCTGTCTGCCTG ATTCATCTGTAGCTGAGGATAAATGGCTCTCAGCCCTGGAAGGAACACGATGGTTGGACTATGTCAG GTCTTGCCTTCGAAAGGCCAGTGACATCTCAGTCTTAGTGACATCTAGAGTTCGCTCTGTAGTACTTCAAG AGCGCGGTGACCGTGATTTCAATGGCCTCCTCTCTTCACTGGTCCAGCTGCTTTCAGCCCCTGAAGCCCGAACACTGCTTGGCTTCCAATCACTAGTGCAGCGAGAGTGGGTGGCGGCTGGACATCCCTTCCTGACCCGACTTGGGGTAACTGGGGTCAGTGAAAAG GCCCCAGTGTTTCTCCTCTTCCTTGATTGCGTCTGGCAGCTCCTCCAGCAGTTTCCAGCTGAGTTTGAATTCTCCGAGTTTTTCCTTCTTGCTCTTCATGACAGTGTCAGGGTTCCTGACACACTTACATTCTTGAGAGACAATCCCTGGGAGCGTGGAAAGCAGAGTAGACAG TTCAACTCCTATACGCAAGTCTATACCCCAGGGTACTCCCACCCCCCAGATGGGAACTCTATTAACTCACAGCTCTCTGTCTGGGACTGGGATTTACGCTACAGCAATGAACAGATACTACAATTCCATAATCCTGGCTATGACCCGGAACACTGCCAAGATTCCTGGCTCCCTAGACAGCAG CCAAGCTTCATGGCTCCTGGACCTCCCAGTTCTGTGTGGCTCTTCTCTAGAGGGGCTTTGACCGCCCTGAATCAGCTCTGTCCTTGGCGGGACAGTCCTTCCCTGCTGACAGTCTCTTCACGTTGGCTCCCTCGACCTGCTATCTCTTCGGAAAGTCTAGCTGATCAAGAGTGGGGGCTCCCCTCACATTGGGGAGCTTGCCCTTTACCCGCAGGGCTGCTGCTGCCTGGGTATTTGGGACCCCAGATCAGGCTCTGGAGACGCTGCTACCTAAGGGGACGGCCTGAGGTCCAG GTGGGCCTCTCAGCTCCCACCATCACTGGCCTCCAGGATGAGCTATCCCGTCTTCAGGAGCTCTTAAAGAAATGGACTCCAAGAATATCTCCTGAGGATCACTCCAAGAAAAGAGATCCAAATCCCATTCTC CCCAATCCTGTTGAAATTGCTGGCTTTCTTATGGGCAGGGCAAAAGGTGGTCTGGGGTGA
- the SF3B4 gene encoding splicing factor 3B subunit 4 isoform X2 — MNMIKLYGKPIRVNKASAHNKNLDVGANIFIGNLDPEIDEKLLYDTFSAFGVILQTPKIMRDPDTGNSKGYAFINFASFDASDAAIEAMNGQYLCNRPITVSYAFKKDSKGERHGSAAERLLAAQNPLSQADRPHQLFADAPPPPSAPNPVVSSLGSGLPPPGMPPPGSFPPPVPPPGALPPGIPPAMPPPPMPPGAGGHGPPSAGTPGAGHPGHGHSHPHPFPPGGMPHPGMSQMQLAHHGPHGLGHPHAGPPGSGGQPPPRPPPGMPHPGPPPMGMPPRGPPFGSPMGHPGPMPPHGMRGPPPLMPPHGYTGPPRPPPYGYQRGPLPPPRPTPRPPVPPRGPLRGPLPQ, encoded by the exons ATGAACATGATCAAACTCTATGGGAAGCCAATCCGGGTGAACAAAGCATCAGCTCACAACAAAAACCTGGACGTGGGGGCCAACATTTTCATTGGGAACCTGGACCCGGAGATTGATGAGAAGTTGCTTTATGATACTTTCAGCGCCTTTGGGGTCATTTTACAAACCCCCAAGATTATGCGGGACCCTGACACAGGCAACTCCAAAGGTTATGCCTTTATTAATTTTGCTTCGTTTGATGCTTCGGACGCAGCAATTGAAGCCATGAATGGGCAGTACCTCTGTAACCGCCCTATCACTGTGTCCTATGCCTTCAAGAAGGACTCCAAGGGTGAACGTCATGGCTCAGCAGCCGAACGACTTCTGGCAGCCCAGAACCCACTCTCCCAGGCTGATCGCCCTCATCAGCTGTTTGCAGATGCGccacctccaccctctgcccccaaTCCTGTAGTGTCTTCATTGGGATCTGGGCTTCCTCCACCAG GCATGCCTCCTCCtggctccttcccacccccagtgccGCCTCCTGGAGCCCTTCCACCTGGGATACCCCCAGCCATGCCCCCACCGCCCATGCCTCCTGGGGCTGGAGGACATGGGCCCCCTTCAGCAGGAACCCCGGGGGCTGGACATCCTGGACACGGACACTCGCATCCTCACCCATTTCCGCCGGGTGGGATGCCCCATCCAG GTATGTCTCAGATGCAGCTGGCCCACCATGGCCCTCATGGCTTAGGACACCCCCATGCTGGGCCCCCAGGATCTGGGGGGCAGCCCCCACCACGACCACCACCTGGCATGCCTCATCCCGGACCTCCTCCAATGGGCATGCCTCCCCGAGGGCCTCCGTTTGGATCTCCCATGG GTCACCCAGGTCCTATGCCTCCCCATGGTATGCGTGGACCTCCTCCACTGATGCCCCCTCATGGATATACTGGCCCTCCACGACCCCCACCCTATGGCTACCAAAgggggcccctccctccacccagacccACTCCCCGGCCTCCAGTTCCCCCTCGAGGCCCACTTCGAGGCCCCCTTCCTCAGtaa
- the SF3B4 gene encoding splicing factor 3B subunit 4 isoform X1, translated as MAAGPISERNQDATVYVGGLDEKVSEPLLWELFLQAGPVVNTHMPKDRVTGQHQGYGFVEFLSEEDADYAIKIMNMIKLYGKPIRVNKASAHNKNLDVGANIFIGNLDPEIDEKLLYDTFSAFGVILQTPKIMRDPDTGNSKGYAFINFASFDASDAAIEAMNGQYLCNRPITVSYAFKKDSKGERHGSAAERLLAAQNPLSQADRPHQLFADAPPPPSAPNPVVSSLGSGLPPPGMPPPGSFPPPVPPPGALPPGIPPAMPPPPMPPGAGGHGPPSAGTPGAGHPGHGHSHPHPFPPGGMPHPGMSQMQLAHHGPHGLGHPHAGPPGSGGQPPPRPPPGMPHPGPPPMGMPPRGPPFGSPMGHPGPMPPHGMRGPPPLMPPHGYTGPPRPPPYGYQRGPLPPPRPTPRPPVPPRGPLRGPLPQ; from the exons ATGGCGGCCGGGCCGATCTCCGAGCGGAACCAGG ATGCCACTGTGTACGTGGGGGGCCTGGACGAGAAGGTGAGCGAACCGCTGCTGTGGGAGCTGTTTCTCCAGGCCGGGCCAGTGGTTAACACCCACATGCCAAAGGATAGAGTCACTGGTCAGCACCAAG GCTATGGCTTTGTGGAATTCTTGAGTGAGGAAGATGCTGACTATGCCATTAAGATCATGAACATGATCAAACTCTATGGGAAGCCAATCCGGGTGAACAAAGCATCAGCTCACAACAAAAACCTGGACGTGGGGGCCAACATTTTCATTGGGAACCTGGACCCGGAGATTGATGAGAAGTTGCTTTATGATACTTTCAGCGCCTTTGGGGTCATTTTACAAACCCCCAAGATTATGCGGGACCCTGACACAGGCAACTCCAAAGGTTATGCCTTTATTAATTTTGCTTCGTTTGATGCTTCGGACGCAGCAATTGAAGCCATGAATGGGCAGTACCTCTGTAACCGCCCTATCACTGTGTCCTATGCCTTCAAGAAGGACTCCAAGGGTGAACGTCATGGCTCAGCAGCCGAACGACTTCTGGCAGCCCAGAACCCACTCTCCCAGGCTGATCGCCCTCATCAGCTGTTTGCAGATGCGccacctccaccctctgcccccaaTCCTGTAGTGTCTTCATTGGGATCTGGGCTTCCTCCACCAG GCATGCCTCCTCCtggctccttcccacccccagtgccGCCTCCTGGAGCCCTTCCACCTGGGATACCCCCAGCCATGCCCCCACCGCCCATGCCTCCTGGGGCTGGAGGACATGGGCCCCCTTCAGCAGGAACCCCGGGGGCTGGACATCCTGGACACGGACACTCGCATCCTCACCCATTTCCGCCGGGTGGGATGCCCCATCCAG GTATGTCTCAGATGCAGCTGGCCCACCATGGCCCTCATGGCTTAGGACACCCCCATGCTGGGCCCCCAGGATCTGGGGGGCAGCCCCCACCACGACCACCACCTGGCATGCCTCATCCCGGACCTCCTCCAATGGGCATGCCTCCCCGAGGGCCTCCGTTTGGATCTCCCATGG GTCACCCAGGTCCTATGCCTCCCCATGGTATGCGTGGACCTCCTCCACTGATGCCCCCTCATGGATATACTGGCCCTCCACGACCCCCACCCTATGGCTACCAAAgggggcccctccctccacccagacccACTCCCCGGCCTCCAGTTCCCCCTCGAGGCCCACTTCGAGGCCCCCTTCCTCAGtaa